From a region of the Syngnathoides biaculeatus isolate LvHL_M chromosome 2, ASM1980259v1, whole genome shotgun sequence genome:
- the pou3f3b gene encoding POU domain, class 3, transcription factor 3-B: MATAASNPYLASNSILSSGSIVHSDSGGSGMQPGSAAVTSGSGGYRGDPSIKMVQSDFMQGAMAASNGGHMLSHAHQWVTSLPHAAAAAAAAAVAAAEAGAPWSSSPVGMTASPQQQDVKNSARDDLHTGTALHHRPPVPSHLTPHQAHGGAWGSGTAAHINSISGGQQQQQSLIYSQPGGFTVNGMLSAGSQSLVHPGLVRGDTPDLDHGSHHHHHHQHHPHHQHHGGVNSHDPHSDDDTPTSDDLEQFAKQFKQRRIKLGFTQADVGLALGTLYGNVFSQTTICRFEALQLSFKNMCKLKPLLNKWLEEADSSTGSPTSIDKIAAQGRKRKKRTSIEVSVKGALESHFLKCPKPSAQEISSLADNLQLEKEVVRVWFCNRRQKEKRMTPPGVAQTPEDVYSQVGNGHFLVDYLKDASEASDQRVTTTSSFHQVILAH, from the exons ATGGCCACCGCGGCTTCCAATCCCTATCTGGCCAGCAATAGCATCTTATCGTCCGGCTCCATCGTGCACTCGGACTCGGGAGGCAGTGGCATGCAGCCGGGCAGTGCTGCTGTTACCTCGGGCTCTGGGGGCTACAGAGGAGACCCCTCCATCAAGATGGTGCAAAGTGACTTTATGCAAGGCGCAATGGCAGCGAGCAACGGGGGGCACATGCTGAGCCATGCCCACCAGTGGGTGACCTCTCTCCCGCATGccgccgcagcagcagcagcagccgcggTGGCCGCCGCCGAAGCCGGCGCCCCCTGGTCCTCAAGCCCGGTCGGCATGACGGCCAGTCCGCAACAGCAAGACGTGAAAAACTCCGCCCGAGACGACTTGCACACGGGCACGGCGCTTCACCACCGGCCGCCGGTGCCGTCTCACTTAACGCCCCATCAGGCGCACGGGGGAGCTTGGGGCAGCGGCACTGCGGCGCACATTAACTCCATATCTGGtggacagcagcagcagcagtcgcTCATCTACTCCCAGCCGGGCGGCTTCACTGTGAACGGCATGCTCAGCGCTGGCAGCCAGAGCCTGGTACACCCCGGCTTGGTGAGAGGCGACACCCCGGATCTCGACCACGGCagccaccaccatcaccatcaccagCACCATCCCCACCACCAGCACCACGGTGGCGTCAACAGCCACGACCCGCACTCAGACGACGACACGCCGACCTCTGACGACCTGGAGCAGTTCGCCAAGCAGTTCAAGCAGCGGAGGATCAAACTGGGCTTCACGCAGGCGGACGTGGGCCTCGCGCTGGGCACTCTCTACGGCAACGTCTTCTCGCAGACGACCATCTGCAGATTCGAGGCTCTGCAGCTCAGTTTCAAGAACATGTGCAAGCTCAAGCCGCTGCTGAACAAGTGGCTGGAAGAGGCCGACTCGTCCACCGGCAGCCCCACCAGCATCGACAAGATCGCCGCGCAGGGGAGGAAGAGAAAGAAGCGCACGTCCATCGAGGTGAGCGTCAAGGGAGCCCTGGAGAGCCACTTCCTCAAGTGTCCCAAGCCCTCGGCCCAGGAAATCAGCAGCCTGGCGGACAACCTGCAGCTGGAGAAGGAGGTGGTCAGAGTGTGGTTTTGCAATAGGAGACAGAAGGAAAAGCGGATGACGCCCCCGGGAGTGGCGCAGACGCCGGAGGATGTGTATTCTCAGGTCGGCAAT GGGCATTTTTTAGTAGATTACTTAAAAGATGCAAGTGAGGCGAGCGACCAGAGGGTGACAACCACAAGTTCATTCCACCAGGTAATTTTGGCGCATTGA